The nucleotide window CTTGTTGAGTTGGCTGCTTATCTAATGATATATGCTGCATGACTGCATGCATAGCCGTCCCTCGTTCTGCTGGTGAAATGGTCTTTGCTTGTAAAAATTGCGGTCGTTTCATGATAGGCTTTTGGAATTTTTTGATGATATCATCACTTGCAGCCTCGTCCGCTACTTGAAACATTTTCTTGATTTCTGACACCGATTGTTTTGACTTTCTTTGAACCGCTGCCTTGTAGGGATATTTCCAATTTAATTTTGCTACAATTTCTTCTTTAATGGGCGTTGAAATATTCACTTTCTCCCCTTTTATCACATGTTCTTTCCACTCTTCCTCAACTTCTTGTGGTGTTTCTTCATCCTTTGAAAAAAAAGTTTTCGAATAAAAGGAGAGATTCCAGCGCGAAGGATGTCCAATAATTTCATTAGAAATGAAACTCCCCTCGACTTCACCCTCATGGAGGACTTCACACGATTGGTGCCGAACGAGGGCTGGTCCGAGCCAATCCAAATAGCTAAGCGCAGATGCACGTTCGTAATCAGCCAGTAACCATTCCGTTTGTTGAAGAGCGCTTCTCCACTTGATCATGCTCTTTTCTAAATCTTTAACTGTAGCTACTAAATACAATTTCTCTTTCGCACGTGTTAGAGCAACATAAAGGACACGCATTTCTTCTGCAATGGTCTCCATCCGTTTTTTCCGCTTCAACGCAAGCTGTGCGATCGAAGGATAGGTGATCCGTTTATCCGCGTTCACATATTTCGTTCCTAATCCAAATTCTTTATCTAATAAATATGATTTATTCAAATCCATTAAATTAAATTGCTTCGATAAACCAGCGACAAATACAACTGGAAACTCTAGTCCTTTACTGGAGTGGATAGTCATTAGGCGGACGACATCTTCTTGCTCACTTAATGCTCTCGCAGCACCTAGATCATCTCCTCGTTCTCTCATTCTTTCAACAAATCGAAGAAAACGAAACAGCCCTCGAAATGAAGTCTCTTCATATGATCTAGCTCGATCATATAATGCTCGAAGATTGGCTTGACGCTGTTTTCCTCCGGGCATTCCCCCGACAAAATCAAAAAACTTCGTATCACGGTAGAGTTGCCAGATCAAGTCCGATAATGCCCCTTGTCTAGCCAGTGTCCTCCATGTTCCAAGCATCTCCATAAAGGTACTTAGCCTATCATAAGCTTCTTCCTTTGGCGCTGATTGGATGTATTTTGTGATTGCTTCATAGAACGAACCCGCTCGTGAGTGCACTCGAATGGAAGCGAGTTCCTCTTCATTCATTTCTACAATAGGAGATCGCAACACCGAGGCAAGCGGAATATCTTGATAAGGATTATCGATTATTTTTAATAAGGACACCATAATTGAAACTTCAATAGCATCAAAATAGCCTGTCGAAAGGTTCGCATAAATGGGTATATTCATTGACTTAAACTCTTCCATAATTTCAGGTGCCCAAGGCATTGAACGCAGCAGAATGACCATATCTCGATAGCGAATCGGTCGATGCTTTCCTTTCTTGCTATCATAGACTAAGGCCTGACTATCTATCAGTTCTTTTACTTTTTTAGCCATATACCTTGCCTCTAGCTGTGATTTTTCTAGCTCTAGTTTACTAAAAGCAGTCTCAACCTCCACTTCCTCTTCAATTGTCTCTTCATCTGCTAGGTCAATGAATGCAAGTTCCACAGGATACTCATCCTCCTCAGGATAAGCTGCTCCTTTTACAAGTTCCGCACTTTTGTCGTAATCAATCTCACCAACTTCAACACCCATAATCTGCTTAAATATAAAGTTCGTACCCGCCAGAACTTCTTGTCTGCTACGGAAGTTTTGCGATAAGTCTATTTTGAGCCCAGTATTTTCTCCAAGTGTGGTAAAACGATTATATTTGCTTAAAAATAGCTTAGGCTCTGCCAACCTGAACCGATAGACAGACTGCTTTACATCACCCACCATAAAGAGATTTCCCTGCTCTTCTCCTTCGATCGTAATCAAAGAAATTAGAGTCTCTTGAACCATATTTGTGTCTTGGTACTCATCAACAAGCACTTCTTTAAATTGATGTTGATAGGTATCAGCTGCTTCTGAAGGCTGACCATTATCGGATAGAATCTCTAATGTGAAATGCTCTAAATCTGAAAAATCGACTAGTCCACGTTCTCCTTTCACTGTTTGAAATCGGATTGAAAAGTCTTTGACTAGCTTGATTAATGTCAAGATCACAGGCTTCATCTCTCGTAAATCTTTTAGAAAACTTTCAGGCTTTCTTGAGAAAAACTCTTCCTCAAGTTTTTCAATCATCTTTTTCCCCTGGGCTCGCAGTGCTTTTGCTTCTTCGATTTTCTCAGGATCGTACTGATCTCCTCGACATGGTTTTAATCGAGAGAATTTCAATTCTTGAAAACGAATATAAAGCTCTTCCCACGAACTCTCCAAGGAAGACATCATTCCCTCAACAATAGCAAGATCTTGCGAAAAATTATCGCCGTAAGGCGCAGGTCCATCCGTAGCTTTTGTCAGTGCCATTCCCCTTTGAAACGCTGCAATAGCACCTTCTATGCTTAAGCGAATTTCCTCTTTTAACACGATAAAAAATGGTAAATCCTGAAGCTGTGTTGACTTTTCATCCACATCATATAGCTTTACAATATTATCGAGCCATGACGACGGATCAGGATGTGACCGTGAAAATAAATAGAGTTCCCTGACCATTTCCTGCAAAGCGAGGTCACTTCGGTCATTGGTGAACGTATCAACCAAGTGGAAAAAGTCTTTATTATTTTCTTTTCCATATTCTTCTTCGAATAGTTCATCCATTACTTCATCCCGTAGAAGTTCTCCTTCCGTACTATCGGCAATACGAAAACCTGGATCAATATCAATTAAATAATAATATTTCCGTATCACTTCTAGGCAAAAAGAATGCAGCGTAGAAATAGAGGCCTTATTTAATAAGCTTAATTGCTTTCGAATTCGTCCAGAGCTAGGATTCTTTTCAAGTGCTTTTTCCAAAGCCTCGCCGATTCGGTGTCTCATTTCAGCCGCTGCCGCATTTGTGAATGTCACCACAAGAAGTTCATCCACATTCATCTCGTCTTCTACTGAGAGTAACCGCTGGATAATTCGTTCAACAAGAACAGCTGTTTTTCCAGAACCTGCCGCTGCTGCCACTAAAATATCTTGGTTTTTCGACCAAATAGCTTTCCATTGGTCATCAGTCCAAAAAACATCTTCAGGTTTTATGGGTAATGGTGTTTTACTCATCAGAAGAGACCTCCTCTCTCATACAAGCTAATATTTCTTCATTCTTTTGCGGTGTTAAAACGATATAATCATTCTCTTCCAAGGATTGATCAAATTGACAAACAGATCGATACGAACAATATTGACATGGCGTTCGATTTTTTAATTTGTAAGGTGTGATCTCAACATGGCCGTTCATAATTTGTTGACCTGACGAGATATATTTATTTCGAACATATTTCCTCATCAAATCAAAATCCTGTGTCGATGCAATTTTCGATCTTGCTGTTAACGATCCGTCCTTTTTCAACCCCGCTGAAACAACATGCGATGTTCCCGTTTCTAACGAAGAGTCCATCAATTTCACTACCTCTGGATTTCCTAATACCAACCCGTCCATTTTGAAACTCTTGAAGATCTCCTCTTCAATTTGTTCAATTGATAGCAATTTCTTACTTTTCACGATTGGATTATGAACATGAAAATACAGAACTCCTGCTGGTAATGCCTCCGATCCAATTAACTGCTGTGAGTGAGTCAAAATAATATCCAGATAGGTAAGCATTTGTAAGGATAATCCATAATACATTTCGGTGAAATTCAGTTCTTTGCTACTTGATTTATAATCGATCACACGTAAATAGGTGCCAGAATCATCTTTTGCTTGATCGACTCGGTCAATTCTACCTTGTAATTCCATTTTCATTCCATTTCCTAAAGTAAATGAAAATGGAGGAAGTTCGGCATTTGGGCCAAATCCAAGTTCTAGACCGATAGGGGAAAAACCACTTACTCTTGCATGCTCACTAAGAATCATCGAAGCTCTTCCAATGACATTTTCAAGTTTTCTTTTAATATAATGATGTCGATTCGAGCTTAGAAGAATTTGCTTTTGAAGCTTTGGTGCAATAAATTCAACCGATGCTTTCGCCAGCTTCAAGCAATCTTCCTTGGATAGCTGCGACCATGATTTTTTTTCAACATTCATTACCTCTGAAATCCAGTTGAGTGCTCCGTGAAATAGCTCTCCAATATCGGGTGCCTCCAAACGGAAAATCTCGCGTTCTTTCAACCGTAAACCATGAGAAGCAAAGTGAGAGAATGGACAACTATGAAATAATTCCATACGAGAAACCGATGCTAGGATGCTTTCCCCATATAGATCTTCACTTGTTTGTGGGGATAACTGCTTGACTCTATTTTGATAAAATAAACTTGATAGAATGTGGGTGGCACCTTCTCTTCTCTGCTCATTTTCTATATAGAAATTGTACACATCCCACCAAAAATCTGGAACAGGATAATTCCTTAGCCTCAATTGCAATTGTGAGGTTAAATAACTAATCGTGATGTTTGGATGAGAAATATAGTGAAGCTGCTCCTCGGCTGTTAGTTCCGATGGTTCATGAATTAATAACTCTTTTTCTATGGACGGGAACATCTCTAGCAACTTTTTAATATATGGTGATGGAAGCAATGCTTTGCCTTCTTCATTTGCCATGGGATAAGAAACATATAGTTTTTCAGAAGAAGTCGTAAAGGCTTTATAGGCCACAAATTCTTCATCTTCAAGCTTCGTTTTGCTACTTGGAGCTAGCTTTATACCGGAAGAAATCAACGTTTCCCTGTCTTCATCTGATAAAACCCCATCTTCCGTCATTTTTGCTGGTAAAACTCCATCATTCACGCCAAGAACAAACGCTGCACGAATATCGGACAAACGGGAAAGCTCCAAGTTAGCAACAATAACTTGATCAATCGCTGGTGGCACAAGCGAGAATTTCATAGATTCAATTCCAGCCTCAAGGATAGAAGTGAATTTCTTTAAAGTGATTTCTTCGTCTCCTAAAATTTCAACATATTGATCCAGTAAATCCATCACTGCATTCCAAGCTTGGTTATGCTCCCGAGCGACTACTAAGTTTCCTCTTTCTTCTGCTACTTGTGCGAGTCCATCGATTTTTGCAGCAATATCCAGTTCTTCTAAATATAAATAAAGCACTTCACATAAATCCCGAACTGTCGTTTTCTTTTTCAAACGTCGAAAAAACCGAATGATAGGAGCTGAAATTTTTAAACGGAATTCATTTATTTCGTGCTCGATCTTTTTTTCTTCATCCGTTTGGATAGAGTCTGTAAGTTCTAATCCACGAAAACGACGGTAGTTCCATCGATCCTTTCGTAGCCACGCTTCCCCCTTAATGCCATAAGCTAACACATAGTTTTCTACTTGATCCATTTGTTCTCGCAATTTTCCCGTCTTTTCGTTAAGCGGAAAAAGAAGTTCTGTTTTCAATGCTCGAAAAACCGGTTCATAACGCCAATGAGTGTTCATTATTTCAAGTGTCGAACGAATGAATTCAATTAACGGGTGATTTAACATCGTTCGCTTTTGGTCTATAAAATACGGTATTTCATTATCATAAAAAATCGTTTCCATAATATTTTGATATTCGCCACCGTTACGTACCAATACAGCAATCTCTTTGTATCGATAGTTTTCTTCTCTGACTAAGCGACGGATTTCCCTTGAAACTCCTTCCACTTCCGCTCGACGGTTGGAAGCCTCTACAACTTTCACGGCCGCTTTACGGTTATAGGATATGGTCGGACGATCTTCCCAATATTTTTCAATATGTTGCAAACTACTGTGCTCAAATCGCTTTTGCTCAATTAATACCTCGTCAGGTTCTCGATTAATCTCAGGAACGAAGGTCATTTGTGTTAACATACCATACGTCTCCTCTGTCAATCGAAAGAGACTATTTGTGGCTCCGTTTTCTCGATGAGATGCGCGATCAACTGTCAGGGCAATGGACACTCGCTGGCAGTGTTTCATCAATTTTTGGATAACAAGGTATTCTTGTGGTGTGAAGCTATGAAAACCATCAATGTAAACTTCTGCATTTGCAATATACGATGAGGTTTCAACGGCTTCAGCAAGCAATTTAAAATAATCCTCACTGTCAACGTATTTTCCAACAAGCGCTTCTTCAAAGCCTTGATAGATTAACTCTAAGTCATGTAATTTATCATTCAATGCTTTGCTATTTTGGGATGCATCCCCTTGACGAAGAAGTTCTTCAGGTGAAATGCAGTAACGGCGAAATTCTGTAAGAATGGTTTCCATATGACCAACAAAACCTGTTTTATCGGAGGCTTTTGTAAACAGGGTCAATTTCTCTTTCTTTTCATCAATTATTTTTCGAATAAGCATATTTAATCCAACATTGGATAAATGATATCTCCCCATCCCACCTGATTCTTGAAGGACTCGCCAAGCAAGACGGGTAAAGCTATACACTTGCGCTCGAACCATGCCTTTTAACTCCGGTGTCGTAACGAGAGCATATTCCGATAAGAACGTCATTTGTTCTGGAACCAAATAAATGATTGGTTTTCCGTTCGCGTTATTCTGCAGCTTTTCCCGAACTTCATTTAACATCGTTTCTGTTTTTCCACTTCCCGATCGACCGACAATAAACCGTACAGACATCCTCTCACTCCTTCCTCTTTCGTATAGATAGTACAACATGTGAAATTAAGTATTTTTTGTATAGATTTATTATAATATAGAACACGTATTCTACCTACATAATATCATTCTTTGCGGCTGTTTTCGTATGGTCCTTTTCGTATACATTGTTGGTTTTTAATTTACTCATCAATAAAAGGCTTGATTCCCCCATCGATTTGGTCCAAAAAAATACGATTGGTGCACCGAAACCTATAAATTTCACGGTTTATATACTGCTCTGAAAAGCAACCCACTTTGCGAAAACAGCCATTAAAAAAGACTTCGGAGATTTATTCGTATTGATTTAAAGTCCGTTGAATGAAAAAATGAGGTTTTCCATTTTTTTTTATGTTGAAACGACAAAGCATAAGAAAAATTAAAGTTAGTCTTAAAAGTGGACACATAAAAATGATAATCCGTTGCACAATAATTATCATTAAAAAGGACGTGTTCACATGAGTAATCATCACTCGAACGAATATCGAGAGTATGTAGCTAAGATGGTCGTTGATGAAGGTAGGAGAGTGACAGAACTAGCCTACGAGTTAGAGATCCCTTACTCGACTATTATGCGATGGGTAAAAAAGTTAAAAGAGGCGAAAAATGCTGACAAATCTGTTGAGTATATTACTCCTTCAGACCTAAACAAATTGAAGAAACAGCATGAAAAAGAATTAAAATCTCTTCAAGAGGAGAATGAAATTTTAAAAAAGGCGATGCACATCTTCACGAAAAAGCAGGAGTAAAGTATGAATTTATCCATCTCCACAAAGATGAACATACTGTGGTGAAGATGTGCAAGGTACTGGAGGCATCAACAAGCGGTTACTATAAATGGGTCGATCGACAAACTCAGGAAGAGACAGAAAAAGAAAAGAAGAAAAAGGAACTGAAACAAAAAATTTGTAAGTCTTTTCATGAGAGTCAAGGAACTTACGGTAGCCCAAGAGTATATGATGATTTAATTGAGTGGGGCTACCAAGTCTCCCAAAAAACCGTAGCTCGGTATATGCAGGAAATGGGGTTGAGAGCGACTCCATTAGAGAAATACGTTGTTACTACAGACTCAGATCATGATTTAACGATCTATCCTAATTTAGTGAAGAGACAGTTCGATGTAGATATTCCAAATACGGTTTGGGTAGCGGATATTACATATATTCGAACATTGAAGGGATGGGTGTATCTTGCTTCCATTATGGACTTGTTTTCACGGAAAATTGTTGGGTGGAGCCAAGGGATTTCAATGAAAAAGGAACTTGTTTTAGAAGCATTGCGAATGGCTCAAACAACGAGACGACCAGGTAAGGGATTGATCCATCATTCTGACCGTGGCTCCCAATATTGTTCTAATGAATACGTAGAGGAATTAACTCAGAGTGGGGCTAAAATTAGTATGAGTCGAAAAGGAGATCCATATGATAACGCTTGCATCGAATCGTTCCACGCGACCATAAAGAAAGAGCTTATCTATCGGCGTAGATTTCAAACAAAAGAAGAAGCGATGAGGGTTATCAATCATTATATTACAAGTAGGTACAATGAGAAGAGGAAGCATTCTAAGCTGGGATATTTGTCGCCAAATAACTTTGAGCGAGAGTATCAACTTTCGATCCTAGAATCAATCTCATAATATAGCCATTTGGCGTTAGAAAGGATCAATCATGGTCTTGGATTGATTCTTTCTAATGCCCCACCAAACGAAGTGCGGTAGGAAAGTAGGAAAATTAAATCTCATTTTTTATTGTCCATTTTCTTGACAGAAGTTCAAAATGCCTTCAAAAAAAGAAGGGATCTCCCTTTTTTTAAATCGACATTTGTATACTCTCTTTCCATTCCTCATATAGAAGTCCATAAAGCTCCATCCCGTACCGCTGCCCATCACGTTGAAGAAATTCGCGAAATTCCCCTTCTTTTTGAAACCCTAGTGATTGGTATAATGAGATGGCTCGCTGATTATAAGAAAAAACAGTGAGTTGTACTCGGTGCAAATTCAATTCTTGAAATGCGTAAGAGAGCATACATTGAAGCGCTTCAGCTCCATATCCCGCTCCCCAATATTGATCATCTCCTATTGCAATGGAAATCCAAGTGGTGCGATGAGTCCAGAGAATGCCGTCCAACTCTATATAACCTATTATTTCATTCGTTTCATTCAATCGAATGCTAAATCGATAAATTTTATCAGATGTTTCCTCAGTCCACTTTCGTACGTCGCTTTTACTCTTCGGTCGAAATGGAAGAGCGTCTAAATAGCGCATCATTTGTTCATTGTCATACCAGGCTATCATTGCGGGTAAATCTTCTTCCATAAATCCACCTAAATGAATTCGCTTGTTTCTTAAGATATTGTTGTTCATCATTTTCCCACCTCTTACTTCCTCTATTCGACAATTATCCATTTTCTCCTCCATATACCCTGTCCACTTTTGCTTTTATGTACTGATTAATGAAACGCGTGCTCTTCGTTTCACTTTAAAAGGTTGTTCCCGCAAAGATTGATGCTTTTTGTAGTA belongs to Bacillus sp. 2205SS5-2 and includes:
- the addA gene encoding helicase-exonuclease AddAB subunit AddA, encoding MSKTPLPIKPEDVFWTDDQWKAIWSKNQDILVAAAAGSGKTAVLVERIIQRLLSVEDEMNVDELLVVTFTNAAAAEMRHRIGEALEKALEKNPSSGRIRKQLSLLNKASISTLHSFCLEVIRKYYYLIDIDPGFRIADSTEGELLRDEVMDELFEEEYGKENNKDFFHLVDTFTNDRSDLALQEMVRELYLFSRSHPDPSSWLDNIVKLYDVDEKSTQLQDLPFFIVLKEEIRLSIEGAIAAFQRGMALTKATDGPAPYGDNFSQDLAIVEGMMSSLESSWEELYIRFQELKFSRLKPCRGDQYDPEKIEEAKALRAQGKKMIEKLEEEFFSRKPESFLKDLREMKPVILTLIKLVKDFSIRFQTVKGERGLVDFSDLEHFTLEILSDNGQPSEAADTYQHQFKEVLVDEYQDTNMVQETLISLITIEGEEQGNLFMVGDVKQSVYRFRLAEPKLFLSKYNRFTTLGENTGLKIDLSQNFRSRQEVLAGTNFIFKQIMGVEVGEIDYDKSAELVKGAAYPEEDEYPVELAFIDLADEETIEEEVEVETAFSKLELEKSQLEARYMAKKVKELIDSQALVYDSKKGKHRPIRYRDMVILLRSMPWAPEIMEEFKSMNIPIYANLSTGYFDAIEVSIMVSLLKIIDNPYQDIPLASVLRSPIVEMNEEELASIRVHSRAGSFYEAITKYIQSAPKEEAYDRLSTFMEMLGTWRTLARQGALSDLIWQLYRDTKFFDFVGGMPGGKQRQANLRALYDRARSYEETSFRGLFRFLRFVERMRERGDDLGAARALSEQEDVVRLMTIHSSKGLEFPVVFVAGLSKQFNLMDLNKSYLLDKEFGLGTKYVNADKRITYPSIAQLALKRKKRMETIAEEMRVLYVALTRAKEKLYLVATVKDLEKSMIKWRSALQQTEWLLADYERASALSYLDWLGPALVRHQSCEVLHEGEVEGSFISNEIIGHPSRWNLSFYSKTFFSKDEETPQEVEEEWKEHVIKGEKVNISTPIKEEIVAKLNWKYPYKAAVQRKSKQSVSEIKKMFQVADEAASDDIIKKFQKPIMKRPQFLQAKTISPAERGTAMHAVMQHISLDKQPTQQEVVELLTELTRKELLSLEQAEAIEVDQIVSFFHTSIGERVLRAERVQREVPFSLGVRAQDFYQDTEDGEEIILVQGVIDCLVQEKDGLVLVDYKTDNIVDKYQGDFTKAQPDLKNRYEIQLNLYEKAIEEILGEKLKGKYLYFFDGCHELSM
- the addB gene encoding helicase-exonuclease AddAB subunit AddB produces the protein MSVRFIVGRSGSGKTETMLNEVREKLQNNANGKPIIYLVPEQMTFLSEYALVTTPELKGMVRAQVYSFTRLAWRVLQESGGMGRYHLSNVGLNMLIRKIIDEKKEKLTLFTKASDKTGFVGHMETILTEFRRYCISPEELLRQGDASQNSKALNDKLHDLELIYQGFEEALVGKYVDSEDYFKLLAEAVETSSYIANAEVYIDGFHSFTPQEYLVIQKLMKHCQRVSIALTVDRASHRENGATNSLFRLTEETYGMLTQMTFVPEINREPDEVLIEQKRFEHSSLQHIEKYWEDRPTISYNRKAAVKVVEASNRRAEVEGVSREIRRLVREENYRYKEIAVLVRNGGEYQNIMETIFYDNEIPYFIDQKRTMLNHPLIEFIRSTLEIMNTHWRYEPVFRALKTELLFPLNEKTGKLREQMDQVENYVLAYGIKGEAWLRKDRWNYRRFRGLELTDSIQTDEEKKIEHEINEFRLKISAPIIRFFRRLKKKTTVRDLCEVLYLYLEELDIAAKIDGLAQVAEERGNLVVAREHNQAWNAVMDLLDQYVEILGDEEITLKKFTSILEAGIESMKFSLVPPAIDQVIVANLELSRLSDIRAAFVLGVNDGVLPAKMTEDGVLSDEDRETLISSGIKLAPSSKTKLEDEEFVAYKAFTTSSEKLYVSYPMANEEGKALLPSPYIKKLLEMFPSIEKELLIHEPSELTAEEQLHYISHPNITISYLTSQLQLRLRNYPVPDFWWDVYNFYIENEQRREGATHILSSLFYQNRVKQLSPQTSEDLYGESILASVSRMELFHSCPFSHFASHGLRLKEREIFRLEAPDIGELFHGALNWISEVMNVEKKSWSQLSKEDCLKLAKASVEFIAPKLQKQILLSSNRHHYIKRKLENVIGRASMILSEHARVSGFSPIGLELGFGPNAELPPFSFTLGNGMKMELQGRIDRVDQAKDDSGTYLRVIDYKSSSKELNFTEMYYGLSLQMLTYLDIILTHSQQLIGSEALPAGVLYFHVHNPIVKSKKLLSIEQIEEEIFKSFKMDGLVLGNPEVVKLMDSSLETGTSHVVSAGLKKDGSLTARSKIASTQDFDLMRKYVRNKYISSGQQIMNGHVEITPYKLKNRTPCQYCSYRSVCQFDQSLEENDYIVLTPQKNEEILACMREEVSSDE
- a CDS encoding transposase, whose translation is MSNHHSNEYREYVAKMVVDEGRRVTELAYELEIPYSTIMRWVKKLKEAKNADKSVEYITPSDLNKLKKQHEKELKSLQEENEILKKAMHIFTKKQE
- a CDS encoding IS3 family transposase yields the protein MHLHKDEHTVVKMCKVLEASTSGYYKWVDRQTQEETEKEKKKKELKQKICKSFHESQGTYGSPRVYDDLIEWGYQVSQKTVARYMQEMGLRATPLEKYVVTTDSDHDLTIYPNLVKRQFDVDIPNTVWVADITYIRTLKGWVYLASIMDLFSRKIVGWSQGISMKKELVLEALRMAQTTRRPGKGLIHHSDRGSQYCSNEYVEELTQSGAKISMSRKGDPYDNACIESFHATIKKELIYRRRFQTKEEAMRVINHYITSRYNEKRKHSKLGYLSPNNFEREYQLSILESIS
- a CDS encoding GNAT family N-acetyltransferase, with amino-acid sequence MDNCRIEEVRGGKMMNNNILRNKRIHLGGFMEEDLPAMIAWYDNEQMMRYLDALPFRPKSKSDVRKWTEETSDKIYRFSIRLNETNEIIGYIELDGILWTHRTTWISIAIGDDQYWGAGYGAEALQCMLSYAFQELNLHRVQLTVFSYNQRAISLYQSLGFQKEGEFREFLQRDGQRYGMELYGLLYEEWKESIQMSI